In Nitrospira sp., one genomic interval encodes:
- the uvrA gene encoding excinuclease ABC subunit UvrA, with protein MSHSIIIKGAREHNLKNIDVEVPRDKLVVITGLSGSGKSSLAFDTIYAEGQRRYVESLSAYARQFLEQMGKPDVDSIEGLSPAISIEQKSTSHNPRSTVGTVTEIYDYLRLLFARVGRPFCFQCGEEITAQTVQQMVDVICSLPEGTKFQILAPIVRGRKGEYRKELQEMRRAGYVRARIDGEIVDLGDDITLDKQKKHTIEIIVDRLVMKPGDALMRRVADSVDTSLKLAGGLVGVLSDSGKVQLYSEKLACIKCGVSYPELTPRIFSFNSPHGACPACDGIGYAMTPGCPEEEDFTLLERCETCQGARLKPESLAVKIGRKSIAELTALSVRAAADLFERLTFSERELVIAHRILKEIRERLGFLVNVGLDYLTLDRPAATLSGGEGQRIRLATQIGSGLVGVLYILDEPSIGLHQRDNRRLLQTLIRLRDLGNTVVVVEHDAETMEAADYILDLGPGAGTHGGKIVAQGTPKQVKANPDSLTGRYLRGAQMVSLPTRTRKPKGFLSVVGANKHNLKGVTANVPLGLLTCVTGVSGSGKSTLVLEVLFHSLSQLLYQKKPKIDGCKELKGVEALDKIIDIDQSPIGRTPRSNPATYTGLFTFIRDLFSNLPESRVRGYKPGRYSFNVKGGRCEACQGDGLIKIEMHFLPDVYVTCEVCKGQRYNRETLEILYKGRSIADVLNMTVDDALEFFENIPYIKAKLQTLHDVGLHYVKLGQSATTLSGGEAQRVKLSRELSKRPTGRTMYILDEPTTGLHFADVQRLLDVLDRLVEAGNTVLVIEHNLDVIRNADWLIDLGPEGGDRGGEIVAEGPPKEIAKVKRSYTGQVLKEARV; from the coding sequence ATGAGCCACTCCATCATCATCAAAGGGGCCCGAGAACATAATCTCAAGAATATCGACGTGGAGGTCCCGCGCGACAAGCTGGTGGTGATCACCGGCTTGAGCGGCTCCGGCAAGTCTTCTCTCGCGTTCGACACCATCTACGCCGAGGGGCAGCGACGCTATGTCGAATCCCTCTCGGCCTATGCCAGACAGTTTTTGGAGCAGATGGGGAAGCCCGATGTGGATTCCATCGAAGGCCTGTCGCCGGCCATCTCCATCGAACAGAAGAGCACCAGCCACAATCCGCGTTCGACCGTCGGCACGGTCACGGAAATCTACGACTACCTGCGGCTCCTGTTCGCCCGTGTCGGCCGCCCGTTTTGTTTCCAATGCGGGGAAGAAATTACCGCCCAGACCGTCCAGCAGATGGTCGACGTCATCTGCAGCCTGCCGGAAGGGACGAAGTTCCAGATCCTGGCGCCGATCGTGCGGGGGCGGAAGGGAGAGTATCGCAAAGAGTTGCAGGAGATGCGCCGGGCCGGATATGTGCGGGCCAGGATCGACGGCGAGATCGTCGACCTCGGCGACGACATCACGCTCGACAAGCAGAAGAAACACACCATCGAAATCATCGTGGACCGATTGGTCATGAAGCCCGGTGACGCGCTGATGCGCCGCGTGGCCGATTCCGTCGACACCTCACTCAAGTTGGCGGGTGGGTTGGTGGGGGTGTTGTCGGACTCGGGAAAGGTGCAGCTCTACAGCGAAAAACTCGCCTGCATCAAATGCGGCGTCAGTTATCCCGAACTCACGCCGCGCATCTTTTCGTTCAACAGCCCGCACGGCGCTTGCCCGGCCTGCGACGGCATCGGCTATGCCATGACCCCGGGCTGTCCCGAAGAAGAGGACTTTACCCTGCTGGAACGCTGCGAGACCTGCCAGGGGGCGAGGCTCAAGCCGGAAAGCCTCGCCGTGAAGATCGGGCGGAAGTCCATCGCCGAGCTGACGGCCCTGTCGGTCCGTGCGGCCGCCGACCTGTTCGAGCGTCTCACGTTCAGCGAACGGGAACTCGTCATCGCCCATCGGATTTTAAAGGAGATTCGAGAGCGACTCGGGTTCCTGGTCAACGTCGGGTTGGATTACCTCACGCTGGACCGGCCCGCGGCCACGCTATCGGGCGGTGAGGGGCAACGCATTCGCTTGGCGACGCAGATCGGCTCCGGCCTGGTCGGGGTCTTGTACATCTTGGATGAACCGTCGATCGGCCTCCATCAGCGGGATAATCGACGGTTGCTCCAGACGTTGATTCGGCTGCGCGATCTCGGCAACACGGTCGTGGTGGTGGAGCATGACGCGGAGACCATGGAGGCAGCCGACTACATCCTGGATTTGGGGCCCGGCGCCGGCACCCACGGCGGCAAGATCGTGGCGCAGGGTACGCCCAAGCAGGTGAAGGCGAACCCCGACTCGCTCACGGGGCGATACTTGCGCGGCGCACAGATGGTGTCGCTGCCCACCCGCACCAGGAAACCGAAGGGATTCCTGTCGGTCGTCGGCGCGAACAAACACAATCTCAAGGGGGTGACCGCCAATGTTCCCCTGGGACTGCTCACCTGTGTAACCGGCGTGTCCGGATCCGGCAAGAGCACGCTCGTGCTCGAAGTGTTGTTCCACTCCCTGTCGCAATTGCTCTATCAGAAGAAACCGAAAATCGATGGCTGCAAGGAACTGAAGGGCGTCGAGGCGCTCGACAAGATCATCGACATCGATCAGTCGCCGATCGGGCGCACCCCCCGTTCGAATCCCGCCACCTACACGGGGCTGTTCACGTTCATCCGCGATCTGTTCTCCAACCTGCCGGAGTCGCGGGTGCGCGGGTACAAACCGGGCCGCTATAGCTTCAACGTGAAGGGCGGGCGCTGCGAAGCCTGCCAGGGCGACGGCCTCATCAAGATCGAAATGCACTTCCTGCCCGATGTCTACGTGACCTGCGAGGTCTGCAAGGGGCAGCGGTACAATCGAGAGACGCTCGAAATCCTGTACAAGGGCCGCAGCATCGCCGACGTGTTGAACATGACGGTGGACGATGCACTCGAATTTTTTGAGAACATTCCCTACATCAAAGCGAAGCTGCAGACGCTGCACGACGTCGGGCTGCACTACGTAAAACTCGGACAATCGGCGACCACGCTCTCCGGCGGCGAAGCGCAACGGGTCAAACTCTCGCGCGAACTCTCCAAACGGCCGACCGGCCGCACCATGTACATCCTCGACGAGCCCACCACCGGCCTCCACTTTGCCGACGTGCAACGGCTGCTCGACGTGCTCGACCGATTGGTCGAGGCCGGCAACACGGTCCTCGTGATCGAACACAACCTCGACGTCATCCGCAACGCCGACTGGCTCATCGACCTGGGACCGGAAGGCGGCGACCGCGGCGGCGAGATCGTGGCCGAAGGGCCGCCGAAAGAGATTGCCAAGGTGAAGCGGTCCTATACGGGGCAGGTGCTCAAGGAAGCGAGGGTGTGA
- a CDS encoding DMT family protein: protein MHTILLLTVSNIFMTFAWYGHLKYKESPLWLAILASWGIAFVEYCFQVPANRIGHYVFTAAQLKTIQEVITLVVFCVFSVLYLREELKWNYLAGFALMIGAVFLVFKEW, encoded by the coding sequence ATGCACACCATTCTCTTGCTGACCGTTTCCAATATCTTCATGACCTTTGCATGGTATGGGCATCTGAAGTACAAAGAATCGCCGCTGTGGTTGGCGATTCTAGCGAGCTGGGGCATCGCGTTCGTGGAGTATTGTTTCCAGGTGCCGGCGAATCGCATCGGACATTACGTATTCACGGCGGCGCAGCTCAAGACGATCCAGGAGGTCATTACCCTCGTGGTGTTCTGCGTGTTCTCGGTGCTCTACTTGAGAGAGGAGCTGAAGTGGAATTACCTCGCCGGCTTCGCCCTGATGATCGGCGCGGTGTTCCTGGTGTTCAAGGAGTGGTGA
- a CDS encoding radical SAM protein — MNAILYIFLPCKKVYPIGVTYLADFIHRRKPEVRQRILDLSLFPESQRSQAVRDAAQEFKPDLVCFSWRDIQIFSPHEGDSSLEHAFNFYFASNPIKRVMASVEGLKQLYRYYSHIRANLSYPWLIRKEFPKAQIMIGGGAFTAFADQLIEKLPEGTIGILGEGEDAILKVVSGDSLTGERYIIREGKKILKGEQGAPALLDALTVDLPYLTSIFPQYGAYMDESIGVQTKRGCPYDCAFCLYPYIEGKRVRYRPPAMVVKDIAQHYHQWGARRFWFTDAQFITGKEAYPQCTEILERILSEKLEIEWSGYIRTSLITPDLAKLMVRSGVGDLEVAITSGSQEVLNNLHMGFKLERLYDGCRYLAEAGFKGKVILNYSLNSPKETEESLLQSVESYKKVASILGEERVFPLMFFLGIQPNTDLEHRLLEEGYLSAGYNPLMLTPTSIRKLLYNPAPLNKLIAKACLTAWQRKEGSRDPRAWTGSLSQTATAQEPAPAHYADGNLIRGVHNNSGRDALLTLEEILRARRPAQPTTSVAEKTAVSPTS, encoded by the coding sequence ATGAACGCCATCCTTTATATTTTTCTGCCCTGCAAGAAGGTCTATCCGATCGGGGTGACCTATTTGGCGGACTTCATCCATCGACGGAAGCCGGAGGTGCGCCAACGCATCCTGGACCTGTCCCTGTTTCCCGAATCACAACGCAGCCAAGCGGTCCGCGACGCCGCCCAGGAATTCAAACCGGATCTTGTCTGCTTTTCCTGGCGCGACATTCAGATCTTCTCGCCCCACGAGGGCGATTCGTCGTTGGAACATGCCTTCAACTTTTACTTCGCCAGCAACCCGATCAAGCGGGTGATGGCCTCGGTCGAGGGGCTCAAGCAGCTCTACCGCTACTACAGCCACATCCGGGCAAACCTCTCCTATCCCTGGTTGATCCGAAAGGAGTTCCCCAAGGCGCAGATCATGATCGGCGGCGGCGCCTTCACGGCCTTCGCCGACCAGTTGATCGAGAAACTGCCGGAAGGGACGATCGGCATCCTCGGCGAAGGGGAAGATGCCATCCTGAAGGTGGTGAGCGGCGACTCCCTGACGGGAGAACGGTACATCATCCGCGAGGGCAAGAAGATCCTCAAGGGAGAACAGGGGGCGCCGGCCCTCCTGGACGCCTTGACGGTCGATCTGCCCTATCTCACGTCGATTTTCCCCCAATACGGCGCCTATATGGACGAGTCCATCGGTGTCCAGACCAAGCGCGGCTGCCCCTACGACTGCGCCTTTTGCCTCTATCCCTACATCGAAGGCAAGCGGGTGCGTTACCGGCCCCCGGCCATGGTCGTGAAAGACATTGCCCAGCATTATCACCAATGGGGCGCGCGCCGGTTCTGGTTCACCGATGCCCAGTTCATCACGGGAAAAGAGGCCTACCCGCAATGCACGGAGATTCTGGAGCGCATTCTGAGCGAGAAGCTGGAGATCGAGTGGTCGGGGTACATCCGCACATCGCTGATCACACCAGATCTGGCCAAGCTGATGGTGCGGTCGGGCGTAGGAGATTTAGAGGTCGCCATCACCTCCGGCTCGCAGGAAGTGCTGAATAACCTCCACATGGGCTTCAAACTCGAACGGCTCTATGACGGCTGCCGGTACTTGGCCGAAGCGGGCTTCAAGGGGAAGGTGATCCTGAATTACTCGCTGAATTCGCCGAAAGAAACGGAGGAAAGCCTGCTCCAGAGCGTCGAGTCCTACAAGAAGGTCGCGTCGATCCTGGGCGAAGAGCGGGTGTTCCCCCTGATGTTCTTCCTCGGCATCCAACCCAATACGGACTTGGAGCACCGTCTTCTGGAGGAGGGGTATCTCTCGGCGGGCTACAATCCGCTGATGCTCACACCCACCAGCATCCGAAAACTCCTCTATAACCCGGCACCGCTCAACAAGCTCATCGCCAAGGCCTGCCTCACGGCGTGGCAACGCAAAGAGGGCAGCCGCGATCCGCGGGCCTGGACCGGCTCGCTCTCCCAGACCGCCACCGCCCAGGAACCGGCACCA
- a CDS encoding class I SAM-dependent methyltransferase, whose translation MVRVENSSLADQKTGSAQAVSTWSGQAREQAVQRMFTAIAGVYDLNNTLLSFGLHHQWKRLTASYVPTVTQGRALDIGAGTADLALLIESKMGERGHVVASDLNHAMLAEGLRKVAKRGLLARITCLQANAEQLGFPSDTFHAVTTGFCMRNVGNLSQAFREIHRVLKPNGRFVCLEFSRPPAAWLRTLYDWYSFRLLPWIGTKVARDRTGVYEYLPASIRTFPDQERLATMMREAGFRQVEYRNLTGGIVAIHIATK comes from the coding sequence ATGGTACGCGTGGAAAACAGCTCGCTCGCCGACCAGAAAACGGGATCGGCTCAGGCCGTCTCCACCTGGTCCGGCCAGGCTCGTGAACAGGCCGTGCAACGGATGTTCACAGCCATTGCGGGCGTCTACGACCTCAACAACACCCTGCTCAGTTTCGGCCTGCACCACCAGTGGAAACGGCTGACGGCCTCCTATGTGCCGACCGTCACACAGGGCCGGGCACTGGATATCGGCGCCGGCACCGCGGACTTGGCGCTCCTGATCGAGTCGAAAATGGGCGAGCGCGGCCACGTCGTTGCCTCCGATTTGAACCACGCCATGCTGGCCGAGGGCCTGCGGAAGGTGGCTAAACGCGGCTTGCTCGCGCGCATCACCTGCCTCCAGGCCAATGCCGAACAGTTGGGATTCCCCAGCGATACGTTCCACGCCGTCACCACCGGATTCTGCATGCGCAACGTCGGGAACCTGTCCCAGGCGTTCCGCGAAATCCATCGCGTCCTCAAGCCGAACGGCCGGTTCGTCTGTCTGGAGTTTTCCCGCCCGCCCGCCGCCTGGCTGCGAACGCTCTATGATTGGTATTCCTTCCGGCTTTTACCCTGGATCGGCACCAAGGTCGCCAGAGACCGAACAGGCGTCTACGAGTACCTGCCGGCGTCGATCCGGACCTTCCCCGACCAGGAACGCTTGGCGACCATGATGCGCGAGGCAGGGTTTCGTCAGGTGGAATACCGGAACCTCACCGGCGGCATCGTCGCAATCCATATCGCCACGAAGTAA
- a CDS encoding ATP-binding protein: MSTTSAAAGSAAEFEKLGVFYLGRPYDLEAKQGKPGWLLYDSKDLVTHAVCVGMTGSGKTGLCLGLLEEAAIDGIPALVIDPKGDLANLLLTFPHLRGEDFAPWINEDDARKKGLSAADYAAQQAGLWQKGLAEWGQSGERIQKLREAAEFVVYTPGSQAGVPVSILKSFAAPGPELLDDAELLRERIGTTVTSLLGLIGVEADPITSREHILLSSILDQAWRAGQDLDLAALIHQIQSPPLTKVGVLDLESFFPAKERFALAMQLNNLLAAPGFAAWMEGEPLDVGRMLYGPSGKPRIAILSIAHLNDAERMFFVSLLLNQTLGWVRGQSGTTSLRAILYMDEIFGYFPPVANPPSKGPLLTLLKQARAFGLGVVLATQNPVDLDYKGLANTGTWFIGRLQTERDKARVIEGLEGAAASSGKKFDRQRMEQILAGLGNRVFLLNNVHEDAPAVFQTRWTLSYLRGPLTRTQIKQLMDPVKQAAAAAGGRSGMAGTPSAGMARATAQEQRPMLPPEVPQYVVPLRGRPSSGQTLFYQPMVLGVAQVRVADNKAGVDVTERLALLAPVTDAAVPVEWDQATLVDLVLDDLEREPVGGARFGRLPAVASKAKQYDGWKGDLSAWLFRTQKVELWRSPGTGLLSTPGESERDFRVRLQQAGREERDRQSDMLRKKYAPKISSLQDRIRRAEQMVERQQTEARSSQLQAAISVGATILGAFLGRKAISAGNLGKATTAIRGAGRVLKESKDVGQAEENVAALQRQLAELEAQFKAEAEALASATDPLTEKLDRLSLKPTKSNITVKLVALAWVPHWQEADGGLLSAWQ; the protein is encoded by the coding sequence GTGAGTACGACGAGTGCGGCGGCAGGCAGCGCCGCCGAATTCGAAAAGCTCGGGGTGTTTTATCTCGGTCGGCCGTACGACCTCGAAGCCAAGCAGGGCAAGCCCGGTTGGCTGTTGTACGACTCCAAAGATCTGGTGACCCATGCGGTCTGCGTGGGTATGACGGGCAGCGGCAAGACCGGCCTGTGCCTGGGCCTGTTGGAAGAGGCGGCCATCGACGGCATCCCCGCGTTGGTGATCGACCCGAAGGGGGACCTCGCCAACCTCTTGCTGACCTTTCCGCACTTGCGCGGGGAGGATTTCGCGCCCTGGATCAATGAAGACGATGCGCGGAAGAAGGGCCTCTCCGCGGCGGACTATGCCGCGCAGCAGGCCGGCCTGTGGCAGAAGGGCTTGGCCGAGTGGGGACAGAGCGGCGAACGTATCCAAAAGTTACGCGAGGCCGCAGAGTTCGTCGTCTACACGCCGGGGAGCCAGGCGGGTGTCCCGGTTTCAATCCTGAAATCCTTCGCTGCGCCGGGGCCGGAGTTGCTCGACGATGCCGAACTGCTGCGGGAACGGATCGGCACGACCGTCACCAGTCTGTTGGGCCTGATCGGCGTCGAAGCTGATCCGATCACAAGCCGCGAGCACATCCTGCTGTCCTCGATCCTCGATCAGGCCTGGCGCGCAGGCCAAGATCTCGATCTGGCGGCCCTCATCCATCAGATCCAATCTCCGCCCCTGACGAAGGTGGGCGTGCTCGATCTCGAATCCTTCTTCCCGGCGAAGGAGCGGTTCGCCTTGGCCATGCAGCTGAACAATTTGCTGGCCGCGCCGGGGTTTGCCGCCTGGATGGAAGGGGAACCGTTGGACGTGGGGCGGATGTTGTACGGCCCCTCGGGAAAACCGCGCATTGCGATCCTGTCCATCGCCCACCTGAACGACGCCGAGCGGATGTTCTTCGTCTCGTTGTTGTTGAACCAGACCCTGGGATGGGTGCGCGGCCAATCCGGGACGACCAGCCTGCGCGCCATTCTCTATATGGATGAGATTTTCGGCTACTTTCCGCCGGTGGCCAATCCGCCGTCGAAAGGCCCGTTGCTGACGCTGCTGAAGCAGGCCCGCGCCTTCGGGCTCGGCGTGGTGTTGGCGACGCAGAACCCGGTCGATCTCGATTACAAAGGACTCGCCAATACCGGGACTTGGTTTATCGGCCGCCTGCAGACGGAGCGCGATAAGGCACGGGTGATCGAGGGCCTCGAGGGTGCCGCCGCAAGCAGCGGGAAGAAGTTCGATCGGCAGCGGATGGAGCAAATCCTCGCGGGGCTGGGGAATCGCGTCTTCCTCTTGAACAATGTCCATGAAGACGCGCCCGCGGTGTTTCAAACCCGCTGGACATTGTCGTACCTCCGTGGGCCGCTCACGCGCACACAGATCAAACAGCTCATGGATCCCGTCAAGCAGGCCGCCGCTGCGGCAGGAGGCAGGAGCGGGATGGCTGGGACGCCATCAGCCGGGATGGCTCGGGCAACCGCGCAGGAACAACGGCCCATGTTGCCGCCGGAGGTGCCGCAATATGTGGTGCCGCTGCGCGGGCGGCCCTCGTCGGGGCAGACGCTGTTCTACCAGCCCATGGTCTTGGGGGTGGCGCAGGTGCGGGTGGCGGACAACAAGGCCGGGGTCGATGTGACGGAACGGCTGGCGCTGCTGGCGCCGGTTACGGATGCCGCGGTCCCTGTCGAGTGGGATCAGGCCACGCTCGTCGATCTGGTCTTGGATGATTTAGAGCGTGAGCCGGTAGGCGGCGCGCGGTTCGGCCGGCTCCCCGCTGTGGCGAGCAAGGCGAAACAGTACGATGGTTGGAAGGGCGACCTGTCGGCCTGGTTGTTCCGGACGCAAAAGGTCGAGCTGTGGCGAAGTCCCGGTACCGGGCTCCTCTCGACACCCGGCGAGTCGGAACGGGATTTTCGCGTGCGGTTGCAGCAGGCCGGACGGGAAGAGCGCGACCGCCAGAGCGACATGCTGCGCAAGAAGTATGCGCCCAAAATTTCGAGCCTCCAGGACCGCATTCGGCGGGCCGAGCAGATGGTGGAACGGCAACAGACGGAAGCGCGGAGCAGTCAGCTGCAGGCGGCGATCTCGGTCGGCGCCACGATCCTTGGCGCGTTTCTCGGCCGCAAGGCGATCAGCGCCGGCAATCTCGGCAAGGCGACCACCGCCATTCGCGGCGCAGGCCGGGTGCTCAAGGAATCGAAAGACGTGGGCCAAGCCGAGGAAAACGTGGCGGCTTTGCAACGGCAGCTGGCCGAGTTGGAGGCGCAATTCAAGGCCGAAGCCGAGGCCTTGGCGTCGGCCACCGATCCCCTCACCGAAAAACTGGATCGATTGTCGCTGAAACCCACCAAATCGAACATTACGGTCAAGCTCGTGGCCCTCGCCTGGGTGCCGCATTGGCAAGAGGCCGACGGGGGCCTCCTGTCCGCCTGGCAGTGA
- a CDS encoding MBL fold metallo-hydrolase has protein sequence MQSKVLFNEHDHQWIVIGRDPEKDSHVIDTNEYVILHRGQAMLLDPGGIQIFPQVLSELAKYVRMQDIRVIFASHQDPDICSSLAMWLDLNPAITTYCSWLWTGFVSHFSTGTVITLTPIPDEGMRIKIGDQGPEVEAVPAHYCHSSGNFSLYDPTAGILFSGDIGSALVPSHEANPMVTDFEQHIQYMRGFHLRWMPSTTALRAWTQRVRAIKPRMICPQHGSIFQGEMVGKLLDWLDSLEVGQWKDAKATGEKRAAA, from the coding sequence ATGCAAAGTAAGGTGTTGTTCAACGAACACGATCACCAGTGGATCGTCATCGGCCGGGATCCTGAAAAGGACAGTCACGTCATCGACACGAACGAGTATGTGATTCTGCATCGCGGCCAAGCCATGTTGCTGGATCCGGGTGGCATTCAAATTTTCCCCCAGGTCCTGTCGGAACTCGCCAAGTACGTGCGCATGCAGGACATCCGCGTGATTTTCGCCAGCCACCAAGACCCGGACATCTGTTCGTCGTTGGCGATGTGGTTGGATCTGAACCCGGCGATCACAACCTACTGCTCGTGGCTCTGGACCGGGTTCGTCAGTCACTTCAGCACCGGCACCGTCATCACGCTCACGCCGATCCCCGACGAGGGCATGCGCATCAAGATCGGCGACCAGGGCCCGGAAGTCGAAGCGGTGCCGGCGCACTACTGCCATTCGTCCGGCAACTTCTCCCTCTACGACCCGACAGCCGGGATCCTCTTCTCCGGCGACATCGGGTCAGCCCTCGTGCCGAGTCATGAAGCCAACCCGATGGTCACCGACTTCGAGCAACACATCCAATACATGCGCGGCTTTCATCTGCGTTGGATGCCCTCCACCACCGCCCTTCGGGCCTGGACGCAACGGGTCCGCGCCATCAAGCCTCGAATGATCTGCCCGCAACATGGCTCGATCTTCCAAGGGGAGATGGTCGGGAAGTTGCTGGATTGGCTCGACAGCCTGGAAGTGGGTCAGTGGAAGGACGCCAAAGCGACCGGCGAGAAGCGCGCGGCAGCGTGA